The Elaeis guineensis isolate ETL-2024a chromosome 13, EG11, whole genome shotgun sequence genome includes a region encoding these proteins:
- the LOC105056858 gene encoding putative pentatricopeptide repeat-containing protein At2g01510, which yields MKAFKTRGLPAITSLPFKAFEYHIRPLQNRVDAQMIKTGFDLQIYHTNHLLQTFLSNGELSKARQLFDEMPIRNIFTSNRMISGYAKSGELDEARRLFDCTEDRNCVTWTIMVDAYAQSGRPQEAFFLFSAMCCSGIKPDHVTIATLLNACDCPELSSWVVQAHAYAIKLGLGATLMVCNTLVDSYCKCGLLEMGRRHFVEMPERDLVTYNAMVMGYSKEGFYFEVLELLTEMRALGLKPSQFTFSGVLTAATGLGDLGLGQQIHGLVIRTNFGWNVFVNNSLLDFYSKCDCLEEARVLFDEMLERDNVSYNVMISAYAWNGQTKELLNLFRELQFIGFDQSQFPFASLLSVAGAVPNLKMGRQIHAKVIETDAASNDLVGNALIDMYSKCGHLETAEMIFMHKTDRNTISWTAMISGYIQHGRYEEALELFHEMKRDGLSPDCATLSSILRASAGLALLGLGKQLHSYIIRSGYMSNVFSGCALLDMYAKCGCLDETLCIFEEMPYQNIISWNAMISAYAQNGQGMKAVNLFQGMLRWGVEPDSVTFLSVLSACSHSGLIDEGLRFFNSMTEYYKLKPKKEHYACVIDLLGRVGCLDEVERLVDQIPFEADQIIWNSILSSCRIHKNQELARRAAEKLFSMELRDAAPYVITSNVYARAGQWEDAAKVKKMMRDRGVRKEPAYSWVEIKQKVYTFSANDSTNPQISEIRAVLQNLSEEMEKEGYKPDTGCAFHLVDEELKLESLKYHSEGLAIAFA from the coding sequence ATGAAAGCATTCAAAACCAGGGGACTTCCCGCCATCACCTCCCTCCCTTTTAAAGCCTTCGAATACCACATACGCCCACTGCAGAACCGTGTGGACGCCCAAATGATCAAAACTGGCTTCGATCTCCAGATTTACCACACAAACCACCTCCTACAGACTTTCCTTAGCAATGGAGAACTATCGAAGGCACGCCAACTTTTCGATGAAATGCCCATTAGGAACATCTTCACCTCCAACCGCATGATCTCTGGCTACGCCAAGTCTGGCGAACTAGACGAGGCCCGTCGCCTGTTTGACTGCACCGAAGACCGCAATTGCGTCACATGGACGATCATGGTCGATGCCTATGCCCAGTCTGGCCGCCCTCAGGAAGCCTTCTTCCTTTTCAGTGCGATGTGCTGTTCAGGCATCAAACCTGACCATGTGACTATAGCCACGCTTCTAAATGCCTGCGATTGCCCAGAGCTGTCTAGCTGGGTGGTACAAGCTCATGCTTATGCTATCAAGTTGGGTTTGGGAGCCACTCTTATGGTGTGCAACACCTTAGTGGACTCTTACTGCAAGTGTGGACTCCTTGAAATGGGCCGAAGGCATTTTGTTGAGATGCCAGAGAGGGATTTGGTCACTTATAACGCAATGGTAATGGGATACTCGAAGGAAGGGTTCTACTTTGAGGTGTTGGAGCTCTTGACTGAAATGCGAGCCTTGGGATTGAAGCCATCACAGTTCACTTTCTCTGGTGTTCTAACTGCTGCGACAGGATTAGGTGATCTCGGTCTTGGCCAGCAAATCCATGGTCTGGTGATCAGAACAAATTTTGGCTGGAATGTGTTTGTGAACAACTCACTGTTGGATTTCTACTCGAAATGTGATTGCTTGGAAGAAGCAAGAGTACTTTTTGATGAGATGCTGGAGAGAGACAATGTTTCTTATAATGTGATGATCTCAGCCTATGCATGGAATGGGCAAACCAAAGAGCTTTTAAATCTCTTTCGGGAGTTGCAGTTCATAGGTTTTGATCAGAGTCAGTTCCCTTTTGCTAGTCTACTTAGTGTTGCTGGAGCAGTCCCCAATCTCAAAATGGGGAGACAGATCCATGCTAAAGTAATAGAAACAGATGCAGCATCCAATGATCTTGTAGGGAATGCCCTCATTGATATGTACTCAAAATGTGGTCATTTGGAGACGGCAGAGATGATTTTTATGCATAAAACTGATAGGAACACCATCTCATGGACAGCAATGATCTCAGGCTACATTCAGCATGGACGCTATGAAGAGGCTTTGGAGCTTTTCCATGAGATGAAAAGGGATGGTTTGAGCCCAGACTGTGCAACACTTTCTAGTATTCTGAGAGCTTCAGCAGGCCTTGCTTTGCTTGGGCTAGGAAAGCAGCTGCATTCCTATATAATTAGATCAGGGTACATGTCGAATGTGTTCTCAGGGTGTGCCCTTCTTGACATGTATGCAAAGTGTGGGTGCTTGGATGAAACTCTTTGCATATTTGAGGAAATGCCCTACCAGAACATAATCTCATGGAATGCTATGATCTCGGCATATGCCCAAAATGGGCAAGGGATGAAGGCTGTCAATCTATTTCAAGGCATGCTTCGCTGGGGTGTGGAACCAGATTCAGTCACCTTCCTCAGTGTTCTCTCTGCTTGCAGTCACAGTGGCCTCATAGATGAGGGCCTGCGATTCTTTAATTCTATGACAGAGTATTACAAGCTAAAACCAAAGAAGGAACACTATGCTTGTGTAATAGATTTGTTGGGTCGGGTCGGTTGTTTGGATGAAGTTGAGAGGTTAGTGGATCAGATCCCCTTTGAAGCTGATCAGATTATATGGAATTCGATTCTGAGTTCATGTAGGATTCACAAGAATCAAGAGTTAGCGAGACGAGCAGCTGAGAAGCTGTTTAGTATGGAGCTCAGAGATGCTGCTCCTTATGTTATAACATCCAATGTCTATGCTAGGGCAGGCCAATGGGAAGATGCTGCAAAGGTGAAGAAGATGATGAGGGACCGAGGAGTGAGGAAGGAGCCTGCTTATAGTTGGGTTGAAATCAAGCAAAAAGTGTACACATTTTCAGCCAATGATTCCACCAACCCACAGATAAGTGAGATAAGGGCAGTGTTGCAGAACTTGAGTGAGGAGATGGAGAAGGAAGGCTACAAGCCTGACACTGGGTGTGCATTTCATTTGGTAGATGAGGAACTGAAGTTAGAGTCATTAAAATATCACAGTGAGGGACTGGCAATTGCATTTGCTTGA